One part of the Sorangiineae bacterium MSr11954 genome encodes these proteins:
- a CDS encoding GIY-YIG nuclease family protein, whose translation MPLGRSIRIYLDQGEVSGIRYAEVMGRTEQALLCPRHRVSELAERWESVVCRPGAYFLFGADRPSAREVYIGESEDILKRIKRHVIDEDFWHEAVLITNKDGNFTKSHFKYLESRLVGRAKEVNRYSVENDNHPAPAALSRPDVDAVEELFLQVPLLLGVLGHRVLDAIAQVAPAPGYPFEFFCKVKDARATGRVTDEGFVVLKGSTALKGTTETMTPGYIAFKQELIASGKLADRGELLLFREDILFTSPSAAAAVVYGNNANGRVLWKTEDNRTLKQIEERQAR comes from the coding sequence ATGCCGCTTGGGAGAAGCATCCGCATCTACTTGGATCAGGGCGAGGTCTCGGGGATCCGTTACGCGGAGGTCATGGGCAGGACGGAGCAAGCCTTGCTCTGTCCGCGTCATCGCGTTTCGGAGCTCGCCGAGCGATGGGAGTCCGTCGTATGCAGGCCCGGAGCTTACTTCCTCTTCGGCGCGGACCGGCCCTCCGCGCGCGAGGTCTATATCGGCGAATCGGAGGACATTCTCAAGCGCATCAAGCGACATGTCATCGACGAGGACTTCTGGCACGAGGCGGTTCTCATTACGAACAAGGACGGAAATTTCACCAAGTCGCACTTCAAGTACCTGGAGTCACGGCTCGTAGGCCGTGCGAAAGAGGTGAATCGGTATTCGGTGGAAAACGACAACCACCCTGCGCCCGCGGCGCTGTCGCGTCCCGATGTCGATGCGGTGGAGGAGCTCTTTCTGCAGGTGCCGCTGCTGCTCGGCGTGCTGGGCCATCGCGTACTCGACGCCATTGCGCAGGTCGCGCCTGCGCCGGGATACCCGTTCGAGTTTTTCTGCAAGGTGAAGGATGCAAGGGCGACGGGCCGCGTGACGGACGAAGGGTTTGTCGTCTTGAAGGGGTCCACCGCGCTGAAGGGGACGACGGAGACCATGACGCCCGGGTATATTGCGTTCAAGCAGGAGCTCATTGCATCGGGCAAGCTCGCAGACCGCGGTGAACTCCTCCTCTTCCGAGAGGATATTCTGTTCACGAGCCCGAGCGCTGCGGCCGCCGTCGTATATGGCAACAACGCGAACGGGCGCGTTCTCTGGAAGACGGAGGACAACCGAACGTTGAAGCAAATCGAGGAGCGGCAAGCGAGGTAA
- a CDS encoding cupin domain-containing protein: MVIANLDQTSVVYGVHGAGGTSEWKCFARRDNLFGSWEAIEWAALPPGGISGAHIHTRTEELYFIVSGTGVMLLDGQEHRVQGGDLILNGLGTRHGLRNVGEDRLEWLVIEVVGRPMAPVYSNYQKQIESGVAR; this comes from the coding sequence GTGGTGATCGCGAATCTTGATCAGACGTCCGTCGTCTACGGCGTCCATGGTGCGGGTGGCACCTCCGAGTGGAAGTGCTTCGCCCGACGCGACAATCTGTTCGGCTCGTGGGAGGCGATTGAGTGGGCCGCGCTTCCTCCTGGCGGGATCAGTGGCGCGCATATCCATACTCGCACCGAGGAGTTGTACTTCATCGTCTCCGGCACCGGGGTCATGCTCCTCGATGGCCAGGAACACCGGGTTCAGGGCGGCGACTTGATCCTGAACGGCCTGGGCACTCGGCACGGCCTGCGGAATGTGGGCGAGGACCGGCTGGAGTGGCTCGTTATCGAAGTCGTGGGACGGCCAATGGCGCCCGTCTATTCCAATTACCAGAAGCAGATCGAAAGTGGAGTGGCACGATGA
- a CDS encoding cupin domain-containing protein, with product MIVTHIDSTSRSADDDSTWRCLARRGMLHSECEAIDYLRLPPGVTRDGRGREGVEAAWFVLSGCGRFTDGEERSVPLQPGDLLFWSGGTSGSVHSDSTTALELLSLTMLPTEVTGRLPARIPEAAWVLDGSDRMVVTTLDEPSDVYEMHGGERVARWKCLVRRNNMFGPWEAVERSCLPPGAASGTHLHSRTEQFDYVVSGSGVMTINGTDNPVAAGDLITTCLGTQHGIRNTGSDDLVWLVIEVSGPGMAPGSPDRGTNGVRAAIINLREAREVDALDYLAGPLNRARLVRLDPLRTESLVARDEEHVLFTLSGSGTARAGATAVPLRHGVSVGVPFLGDVVIEGGPDGLEFFVVSLAIPAAVGGAK from the coding sequence GTGATCGTCACCCATATCGATAGTACGAGCAGGTCCGCGGACGACGACAGCACCTGGCGGTGCCTGGCACGTCGCGGCATGCTGCACAGCGAATGCGAGGCGATCGACTACCTACGGCTGCCACCGGGGGTCACGCGGGACGGGCGTGGCCGAGAGGGGGTCGAGGCGGCCTGGTTCGTCCTTAGTGGGTGCGGAAGGTTCACGGACGGCGAGGAGCGATCGGTCCCGTTGCAGCCGGGGGATCTGCTGTTCTGGTCGGGAGGAACCTCCGGCTCGGTGCACAGCGATTCCACCACCGCGCTCGAGCTCCTCTCGCTCACGATGCTGCCCACGGAGGTGACCGGCCGGCTCCCCGCGCGGATCCCGGAGGCAGCGTGGGTGCTGGACGGATCGGATCGTATGGTGGTCACGACGCTCGACGAGCCGTCCGACGTCTATGAAATGCATGGCGGCGAGCGGGTAGCGCGGTGGAAGTGCCTGGTTCGAAGGAACAACATGTTCGGGCCGTGGGAAGCGGTCGAGCGATCTTGTTTGCCACCTGGCGCGGCCAGCGGCACGCATCTGCACAGTCGGACCGAACAGTTCGACTACGTGGTATCCGGCTCCGGGGTCATGACGATCAACGGCACGGACAACCCGGTCGCCGCGGGTGATCTGATCACGACCTGCCTCGGTACCCAGCACGGTATCCGCAACACCGGCTCCGATGACCTGGTCTGGCTGGTCATCGAGGTGTCGGGGCCCGGGATGGCGCCAGGCTCACCGGATCGAGGCACCAACGGCGTTCGTGCCGCGATCATCAACCTGCGTGAGGCCCGCGAGGTCGACGCACTGGACTATCTCGCCGGACCGCTGAACCGAGCCCGGTTGGTGCGTTTGGATCCGTTACGCACCGAGTCCCTCGTCGCGCGCGACGAGGAGCACGTGCTGTTCACGTTGAGCGGGAGCGGCACCGCGAGGGCGGGAGCGACGGCCGTGCCGCTGCGTCATGGGGTGTCGGTCGGCGTGCCGTTCCTGGGTGACGTCGTGATCGAAGGTGGACCCGATGGGCTGGAGTTCTTCGTGGTGAGTTTGGCAATTCCAGCGGCCGTGGGCGGTGCCAAATGA
- a CDS encoding cupin domain-containing protein, with protein sequence MLFSECESFDYVRLEPGAVIDGRGRGDIEEAWFVLRGEGELVADGQLPLSLREGQLVLCSHGAASRWRAATDSPLELLFLALMPASVSRQLPERTPFNEH encoded by the coding sequence ATGTTGTTCAGCGAGTGCGAATCCTTCGATTACGTGCGGCTCGAGCCGGGAGCCGTCATCGACGGGCGCGGACGGGGTGACATCGAGGAAGCGTGGTTCGTCCTGCGCGGCGAGGGCGAGCTCGTCGCAGACGGGCAATTGCCCTTGTCCCTCCGTGAAGGCCAGCTGGTCCTTTGTTCGCACGGGGCGGCCAGCCGGTGGCGCGCCGCGACCGACTCCCCATTGGAGCTGCTGTTCCTAGCGCTGATGCCCGCTTCGGTGAGCCGACAGCTGCCGGAGCGAACGCCTTTCAACGAACATTAG
- a CDS encoding GMC oxidoreductase, with amino-acid sequence MSWSCQRVELDVLIVGSGPVGATFARTLVEGGRKVMMVDAGPQLSSRPGEHLKNHLAYQHSHKRFGALIRGHLHPLTRRTRSAKPIDPLISLDAGVATYAVGGMATHWTGVTPRHHPTMERSDAIAADEWETLYREAEALLRTDTDLTGDAIAHQIVLDALAAEYRELPAPYGPRHLPMAAQRRADTPGLVRWTGVDTILGPLVDGHEGFTLREQHHCARLVPTADGSRIAYAEVVDHIHWRTLRVEAETYVIACGAVLTPQLLYASGIRPPALGRYLTEQPVAFCQVLLRDALIDQVAADPRFADRVAAHRTAHPSDPVPIPRDDLDPNVWIPVSDDRPWHCQIHRDLPYDDMVPNPEIDDRLVVDLRWFGLVDPRPENRVLFSDTDRDVYGMPEPRFEFSLSEQDRTRQHRMMADLRRAAAALGPFLPGSEPRFVLPTLPLHIAGTARMGTDPDTSVVDTGSKVWGISNLYLGGNGLIPTATASNPTLTSVAMALRAARGICRHQTSTLSRKAHV; translated from the coding sequence ATGAGTTGGAGTTGCCAACGCGTCGAGTTGGACGTCCTCATCGTGGGGTCCGGGCCGGTGGGCGCCACCTTCGCCCGCACGCTCGTCGAAGGCGGTCGCAAGGTCATGATGGTAGACGCCGGACCGCAGCTCTCCAGTCGCCCTGGTGAGCATTTGAAGAATCATCTCGCCTATCAGCACAGTCACAAACGATTTGGCGCCTTGATCCGCGGGCATTTGCACCCGTTGACGCGCCGTACGAGGAGCGCGAAGCCAATCGATCCGCTCATCAGTTTGGATGCGGGGGTCGCCACATACGCCGTCGGCGGCATGGCCACCCACTGGACGGGCGTAACACCCCGCCACCACCCAACCATGGAGCGGTCCGATGCCATCGCGGCAGACGAATGGGAAACGCTCTACCGAGAGGCGGAGGCGCTGCTTCGCACGGACACCGATCTGACCGGGGACGCGATCGCGCACCAGATTGTGCTCGATGCGCTCGCCGCCGAGTACCGGGAGCTGCCCGCGCCCTACGGACCCCGCCACCTCCCCATGGCCGCGCAGCGCCGCGCGGACACCCCCGGGCTGGTGCGCTGGACGGGCGTGGACACCATCCTCGGCCCGCTCGTCGACGGCCACGAAGGGTTCACATTGCGGGAGCAGCATCACTGCGCACGGCTGGTTCCGACGGCGGACGGATCGCGGATCGCATACGCCGAGGTCGTCGACCATATCCATTGGCGAACGCTGCGTGTGGAAGCGGAGACCTATGTCATCGCCTGCGGGGCCGTGCTCACCCCACAATTGCTTTACGCCTCCGGTATCCGGCCGCCCGCGCTGGGCCGCTACCTCACGGAGCAGCCGGTCGCCTTCTGCCAGGTCCTGCTCCGTGACGCGCTCATCGACCAGGTCGCGGCGGATCCACGCTTCGCGGATCGCGTGGCGGCACATCGGACCGCTCACCCGAGCGACCCGGTCCCGATCCCGCGGGACGACCTGGATCCCAACGTGTGGATCCCCGTGTCGGACGACCGTCCATGGCATTGCCAGATCCACCGTGACCTGCCCTACGACGACATGGTGCCGAACCCGGAGATCGACGACCGGCTCGTGGTTGATCTGCGTTGGTTCGGGCTCGTCGACCCAAGGCCGGAGAACCGGGTGCTGTTCTCCGACACCGACCGGGACGTCTACGGCATGCCCGAGCCGCGTTTCGAGTTCTCGCTCAGCGAGCAGGATCGGACGCGCCAGCACCGGATGATGGCGGACCTGCGCCGGGCAGCCGCCGCGCTCGGGCCGTTTCTGCCCGGTTCGGAGCCTCGATTCGTGCTCCCCACGTTGCCGTTGCATATCGCTGGAACCGCGCGAATGGGGACAGACCCGGACACCAGCGTGGTCGATACGGGCTCGAAGGTCTGGGGCATATCGAACCTCTATCTCGGCGGAAACGGACTGATTCCGACCGCCACTGCAAGCAATCCGACATTGACCAGCGTGGCGATGGCGCTGCGCGCAGCGCGCGGGATTTGTCGCCACCAAACATCAACTCTCAGCAGAAAGGCGCACGTATGA
- a CDS encoding DegT/DnrJ/EryC1/StrS family aminotransferase, with amino-acid sequence MSGPGYRFLGDEEKALVNRALDGWQINRYRFNDSAEPSMVYTLEREFEQRTGARHCLAVNSCTSALLTALAALGVGPGDEVIVPGYTFIASIAAVVHRGAVPVFAEIDESLTLDPEDVVRQITPATKAIVPVHMLGAPAAMDALRRIADKHGLFLIEDVAQACGGRYRGRALGTIGDAGAFSLNLFKIITSGDGGLITIANDAVYERAFAFHDHGFKPLRRGVADADSLFGMNLRMHELSGAVALGQLRKIDDILGTLRKQKTALSDALGALPGVTRRRINDPDGECFSFLVLQFESVEVARAVAHRLGTSTLIDSGRHYYGNMPQLLGRRMPTASEHPFGCQAHTTDRRYKPNMLPRTDDILGRSITLSVGVDDSYLGSGFGINPFSSPDEIAAVAGAVRSAVNELVART; translated from the coding sequence ATGAGTGGCCCTGGATATCGATTCCTCGGTGATGAAGAGAAGGCGCTGGTCAATCGGGCGCTGGATGGGTGGCAGATAAACCGTTATCGATTCAACGACTCGGCCGAACCTTCCATGGTGTACACACTGGAGCGCGAGTTCGAGCAGCGCACGGGCGCCCGACATTGCCTGGCCGTCAACAGCTGCACCTCCGCGCTGCTCACCGCGCTGGCGGCGCTGGGTGTCGGTCCCGGCGACGAGGTGATTGTGCCCGGATACACCTTCATCGCCTCCATCGCCGCGGTCGTCCACCGCGGCGCCGTCCCCGTGTTCGCCGAGATCGACGAGTCGCTCACCCTCGACCCCGAGGACGTGGTTCGCCAGATCACGCCTGCGACCAAGGCCATTGTCCCGGTACATATGCTGGGCGCCCCGGCCGCGATGGACGCGTTACGGCGAATCGCGGACAAGCACGGCCTGTTCCTGATCGAGGACGTCGCCCAGGCCTGCGGCGGCCGGTATCGGGGTCGCGCGCTCGGCACCATCGGGGACGCGGGAGCCTTCTCGCTCAACCTGTTCAAGATCATCACGAGCGGTGACGGCGGCCTAATCACCATCGCGAACGACGCGGTGTACGAACGCGCATTCGCCTTCCACGACCACGGGTTCAAACCGCTGCGCCGAGGTGTAGCGGATGCCGATTCGTTGTTTGGGATGAACCTGCGGATGCACGAATTGAGCGGCGCCGTGGCGCTCGGCCAGCTCCGCAAGATCGACGACATACTGGGGACTCTGCGTAAACAGAAGACCGCGCTCTCCGACGCGCTCGGCGCTCTCCCAGGTGTGACCCGCAGGCGCATCAACGATCCGGATGGCGAGTGCTTCTCCTTCCTGGTGCTGCAATTCGAGTCGGTCGAGGTAGCCCGCGCGGTGGCCCACCGGCTGGGCACGTCCACGCTCATCGACTCGGGCCGCCACTACTATGGAAACATGCCCCAGCTGCTGGGGCGCCGGATGCCCACCGCATCGGAACACCCCTTCGGGTGCCAGGCCCACACCACCGACCGACGGTACAAGCCGAATATGCTCCCTCGGACCGACGACATCCTCGGCCGCTCGATCACGCTGTCCGTCGGAGTCGACGACTCCTATCTCGGCTCCGGGTTCGGCATCAACCCGTTCTCCTCGCCGGACGAGATCGCCGCCGTGGCCGGTGCCGTGCGGTCAGCCGTCAACGAATTGGTGGCAAGGACATGA
- a CDS encoding iron-containing alcohol dehydrogenase — MNIHSIESELAGARIAAYQWRIQAQQSITYEVQMTVGVLDPSNPALLQAGTTVRTDRPRRFIVIDANVHAIYGDALRTYLEHHECEYRLCVLAASEEAKTMESVFTVVNGLDSFGINRRHEPIIAIGGGILLDIVGLAASMYRRSTPYVRIPTSLIGLVDAGVGIKTGVNFEEHKNRLGTYFAPTVALLDRSFLATLDDRHISNGLAEILKIALIKDAKLFHLLEEHAELLLAERLTGQTHTGDIVAREVFSRAVGGMLEELEPNLWEKQLERVVDYGHSFSPTLEMRALPALLHGEAVTVDMALTTVLAEERGLVSIQDRERIFDLMRRLRLPVWHPLLDAGLLENALRETTRHRDGLQRMPIPVGIGEACFLQDLTVAELTRAAEILRELDDGALQGAPVEDLLITDIGRQADAAQKQVIRRDGMSSTWEVITWSSLPPGAFREEDVRTSTDKVCFVLAGKGELHVDDDSHGMHPGYLIATRAGAVHRFVNPGTEDLSWLVIEVSAPLHAPAVSADALATGGVP, encoded by the coding sequence ATGAACATTCACTCGATCGAATCGGAGCTGGCCGGGGCGCGAATCGCCGCTTACCAATGGAGAATCCAGGCTCAGCAGTCCATCACCTACGAGGTCCAGATGACGGTCGGCGTCCTCGACCCCTCCAACCCGGCGTTGCTGCAGGCGGGAACCACCGTCCGCACCGATCGTCCTCGCCGGTTCATCGTGATCGACGCCAACGTGCACGCGATTTACGGAGATGCTCTTCGCACGTATCTGGAGCACCACGAATGTGAATACCGTCTGTGCGTGCTGGCGGCCTCGGAAGAGGCCAAAACGATGGAGTCGGTATTCACCGTGGTGAACGGGCTCGACTCGTTCGGGATCAACCGTCGACACGAGCCAATCATCGCCATCGGCGGTGGGATCCTGCTGGACATCGTCGGCCTGGCGGCCAGCATGTACCGGCGCAGCACCCCCTACGTGCGGATCCCGACCTCGCTCATCGGACTGGTGGACGCGGGTGTCGGCATCAAGACCGGGGTGAACTTCGAGGAGCACAAGAACCGCCTCGGCACCTACTTCGCGCCGACGGTGGCGCTGCTGGACCGCAGCTTCCTGGCCACCTTGGACGATCGACACATCAGCAACGGCCTCGCGGAGATCCTCAAGATCGCGTTGATCAAGGACGCCAAGTTGTTCCATCTGCTGGAGGAGCACGCCGAGCTGCTGCTCGCCGAGCGGCTCACTGGCCAGACGCATACCGGCGACATCGTGGCAAGGGAGGTGTTCAGCCGCGCGGTGGGCGGCATGCTGGAGGAGCTGGAGCCGAACCTGTGGGAGAAACAGCTGGAGCGCGTCGTCGACTATGGTCACTCGTTCAGCCCCACCTTGGAGATGCGCGCTCTTCCCGCGCTCTTGCACGGAGAGGCCGTCACCGTCGACATGGCGCTCACGACGGTGCTGGCCGAGGAACGCGGTCTCGTGTCCATCCAGGACCGTGAACGGATCTTCGATCTGATGCGCCGGCTCCGTTTGCCCGTTTGGCACCCGTTGCTGGATGCCGGGCTGCTGGAGAACGCGCTGCGGGAAACCACGCGGCACCGGGACGGGTTGCAACGGATGCCCATCCCGGTTGGCATCGGCGAGGCCTGCTTCCTCCAGGATCTCACCGTCGCCGAGCTTACCCGCGCGGCCGAGATCCTGCGCGAACTGGACGACGGCGCCTTGCAGGGGGCACCGGTCGAGGATCTGCTCATCACGGATATTGGCCGTCAGGCCGATGCCGCCCAAAAGCAGGTGATCCGCAGGGACGGGATGAGCAGCACATGGGAGGTGATCACCTGGTCGTCGCTGCCGCCCGGCGCCTTTCGGGAAGAGGATGTGCGGACCAGCACGGACAAGGTCTGCTTCGTCCTCGCCGGCAAGGGCGAATTGCATGTCGACGACGATTCGCACGGGATGCACCCCGGCTACCTGATTGCCACGCGGGCCGGGGCTGTGCACCGCTTCGTGAATCCGGGCACCGAAGATCTGAGCTGGTTGGTGATCGAGGTGTCCGCGCCGCTCCACGCGCCGGCCGTATCCGCAGACGCGCTGGCGACGGGGGGCGTCCCATGA
- a CDS encoding VOC family protein, which translates to MIRRRGIPGATAVHHVAYTVPDLDQAIAFFTEILGADLVYTQGPVRGEGDWMTRKLGVDAAATARVAMLRLGPVTNVELFEYAAPDQQRQIPRNSDWGGHHLAIHVTDVDLAAEYLRAQPGVRVLGSPETITDGPIAGDRWVYFVTPWGMQMELINLPAGAPYEQQTDVRLYLPKEPWSNH; encoded by the coding sequence ATGATCCGGCGACGTGGCATTCCCGGGGCGACCGCCGTGCACCATGTTGCGTATACGGTGCCCGACCTGGATCAGGCTATCGCGTTCTTCACCGAGATCCTCGGTGCGGATCTGGTTTACACCCAGGGGCCGGTGCGGGGCGAGGGTGACTGGATGACCCGCAAGCTGGGCGTGGACGCCGCGGCCACCGCCAGGGTCGCCATGCTGAGACTGGGACCGGTGACCAACGTGGAGCTTTTCGAGTACGCCGCACCTGACCAGCAGAGGCAGATCCCTCGCAACAGTGACTGGGGTGGTCACCACCTCGCGATCCACGTGACGGACGTCGATCTCGCCGCAGAGTACTTGCGCGCACAACCGGGAGTCCGGGTGCTCGGCTCCCCGGAGACCATCACCGACGGACCGATCGCGGGGGATCGCTGGGTGTACTTCGTGACGCCGTGGGGGATGCAGATGGAACTCATCAATCTGCCAGCAGGGGCGCCGTACGAGCAGCAAACGGACGTGCGGCTCTATCTGCCAAAAGAGCCCTGGTCCAATCACTGA
- a CDS encoding quercetin 2,3-dioxygenase — translation MSEHANDFPGPPTLVPAGEGEAIWFDGNVYQVKISGKSTNGALSVLESSILPGCGPPLHIHTLADEAFYVISGQLEFQVGESRFTGKAGDYVFVPKGTPHRFKNVSVHVAHTIFAYSPAGFEEFFQEAGDAAVPCMPIPQWSSERFAQAVAIAPRFGWEGPSTK, via the coding sequence ATGAGCGAGCATGCAAACGATTTTCCCGGGCCGCCCACGCTCGTCCCGGCCGGCGAGGGGGAGGCGATCTGGTTCGACGGCAACGTCTACCAGGTCAAGATCAGCGGCAAGAGCACCAACGGCGCCCTGTCCGTCCTGGAGTCCTCGATCCTCCCGGGATGCGGCCCGCCGCTGCACATACACACCCTGGCGGACGAGGCGTTCTACGTTATCTCCGGCCAACTGGAATTCCAAGTTGGCGAGTCGCGGTTCACTGGCAAAGCAGGGGATTACGTCTTTGTCCCCAAGGGCACCCCGCACCGCTTCAAGAATGTCAGCGTCCACGTCGCTCATACGATCTTCGCCTACAGCCCCGCGGGGTTCGAGGAGTTCTTCCAAGAGGCGGGCGACGCAGCCGTGCCGTGCATGCCGATCCCGCAGTGGAGCTCCGAGAGGTTCGCGCAGGCAGTGGCGATCGCCCCACGTTTCGGGTGGGAGGGGCCGAGTACCAAATAG
- a CDS encoding FAD-binding oxidoreductase gives MRKRNVDVGRRQLLETALHLGAVTVGGTALAACANASAEETEKTAGKEDFTSETATGTSQRIGLQDATENSQSLVRVSARDARYESLVRGNNQRWVGKPDQVCLPTSSSQVLLAVQDAVTSKKRISIRSGGHCYEDFVYNPDVKVVIDLSEMNRVSFDPKFNAFVVEAGAQLLDIYETLYRLGGVTIPGGLCYSVGAGGHICGGGYGFLSRKHGLVVDHLYAVEVVVVDKRGVAKLVTATRDANDPNRDLWWAHTGGGGGNFGVVTRYWLRSPKADNRPTARVLPTPPTEVLVSAVSWDWAAMTESSFRRLLGNFSNWQIRNQDPDSPFAGLFATLALTHRSNGQIGMLTQMDGSARNAEALLAEFLDAVCAGVDTPTGPMTTSMGEHLPMPELASPRRLPWLQATQLLATGNPGLTNPSLRAKYKAAYLRKALTEEQVGTVYRYLTNADYQNSTALLLVSAYGAKINTVPPQETAAVQRDSVLKILIQNYWSTPAEDDYNIGWIRKFYGDVFDKTGGVPLHDELTDGCYINYPDVDLNDPAWNRSRLSAMELYYGANYPRLRAIKRRWDPNNIFHHRQSIKP, from the coding sequence ATGAGAAAAAGAAACGTGGACGTCGGCCGCCGCCAACTGCTCGAAACCGCGCTGCACCTGGGGGCGGTGACCGTGGGAGGGACGGCGTTGGCGGCATGTGCGAATGCCAGTGCCGAAGAGACAGAGAAGACGGCGGGAAAGGAGGATTTCACGAGTGAGACCGCGACGGGAACGAGCCAGCGGATAGGGCTGCAAGACGCCACGGAGAACAGTCAATCGTTGGTTCGTGTCTCCGCCCGCGACGCCAGGTATGAAAGTCTGGTGCGCGGCAACAATCAACGATGGGTCGGGAAACCCGATCAGGTGTGTCTGCCCACCTCCAGTTCGCAGGTGCTGCTTGCGGTTCAGGACGCGGTTACCTCGAAGAAGCGTATCTCGATCCGCAGCGGCGGACACTGCTACGAAGACTTCGTATACAACCCGGACGTCAAGGTCGTGATCGATCTGTCCGAGATGAACCGTGTGTCGTTTGATCCGAAGTTCAACGCCTTCGTCGTCGAAGCCGGAGCACAGCTTCTCGATATCTACGAGACGCTCTATCGGCTCGGCGGGGTAACCATCCCGGGCGGTCTGTGCTACTCGGTGGGTGCGGGCGGGCACATCTGCGGAGGCGGCTACGGCTTCCTATCCCGAAAGCACGGGCTCGTCGTCGACCACCTCTACGCTGTGGAGGTCGTGGTCGTCGACAAACGTGGTGTCGCCAAGCTGGTCACCGCGACGAGAGACGCCAACGATCCGAACCGAGACTTGTGGTGGGCCCACACCGGCGGCGGCGGGGGTAACTTCGGCGTCGTTACCCGGTACTGGTTGCGGTCCCCCAAAGCAGACAACCGCCCCACCGCACGGGTGCTACCCACGCCACCCACCGAGGTTCTGGTCAGCGCGGTCTCATGGGACTGGGCAGCGATGACGGAGTCCTCGTTCCGCCGGCTGCTGGGCAACTTCTCCAATTGGCAGATCCGCAACCAGGATCCTGATTCTCCCTTTGCGGGATTGTTCGCCACCCTTGCGTTAACTCACCGGTCGAACGGTCAAATCGGCATGTTGACGCAGATGGACGGGTCGGCACGAAACGCGGAGGCGCTTCTGGCGGAGTTCCTCGATGCGGTTTGTGCTGGCGTCGATACCCCGACCGGTCCTATGACCACCTCGATGGGTGAGCATCTGCCCATGCCCGAGCTGGCGTCGCCGCGGCGACTGCCCTGGCTGCAGGCCACGCAGCTGCTGGCCACCGGCAATCCGGGGTTGACCAATCCCAGCCTGCGGGCCAAGTACAAAGCGGCGTACCTGCGCAAGGCCTTGACGGAGGAGCAGGTCGGGACCGTGTACCGATATCTGACCAACGCCGACTATCAGAATTCGACCGCGCTGCTGCTGGTCTCCGCATATGGAGCCAAGATCAATACCGTTCCACCCCAGGAGACCGCCGCGGTCCAACGCGACTCGGTGCTGAAGATACTAATCCAGAACTACTGGTCTACTCCCGCCGAGGACGACTACAACATCGGTTGGATCCGCAAGTTTTACGGCGATGTCTTCGATAAGACCGGCGGTGTGCCGCTGCACGACGAGCTCACCGACGGCTGCTACATCAACTATCCGGATGTCGACCTCAACGACCCCGCGTGGAACCGGTCCAGGCTCTCCGCAATGGAGCTGTACTACGGGGCCAACTATCCACGGCTACGGGCGATCAAGCGGCGTTGGGACCCAAACAACATCTTCCATCACAGGCAGTCCATCAAGCCCTGA
- a CDS encoding SDR family NAD(P)-dependent oxidoreductase translates to MELKLVSKTALVTGASQGIGLAIVQALAAEGVRVAACARTTSAELLKATPLTKRADLTVPAQAAEVVDWALTELGGIDLLVNNVGGSPARTEGFLAIRDDEWQHAFELNFFSAVRTTRAALPSLLARRGSIINIGSVNSHLALPRLIDYSAAKAALASFGKALSEEVGKTVRVNTISPGPTRTAVWTSNDGMASGLSKAAGIKHEEFVEQVPAMTGMSTGRFVEPAEVAALVLLLVSGQVPGMNGADLVLDGGMLKQI, encoded by the coding sequence ATGGAACTCAAGTTGGTGAGCAAGACAGCGCTGGTCACCGGAGCTAGCCAGGGTATTGGCCTCGCGATCGTTCAGGCGTTGGCCGCAGAAGGAGTGCGGGTCGCTGCATGCGCTCGCACGACCAGCGCGGAGCTGCTCAAGGCAACGCCGTTGACCAAGCGGGCAGATCTGACCGTGCCGGCGCAGGCGGCGGAGGTGGTGGATTGGGCGCTCACCGAGCTGGGGGGCATCGACCTCCTGGTCAACAATGTCGGCGGCTCGCCTGCCCGAACGGAGGGATTCCTGGCCATTCGCGACGATGAGTGGCAACACGCGTTCGAGCTCAACTTCTTTAGCGCGGTGCGCACGACCCGGGCGGCCCTACCAAGCCTGCTCGCACGGCGGGGAAGCATCATCAACATCGGCTCGGTCAACTCCCATTTGGCACTGCCTCGCCTGATTGACTACTCCGCCGCCAAAGCCGCGCTGGCCAGCTTCGGCAAAGCGCTCTCCGAGGAGGTAGGTAAAACGGTCCGGGTGAATACCATCTCTCCCGGGCCGACGCGAACGGCGGTCTGGACGTCGAACGATGGGATGGCGTCCGGACTGTCCAAGGCCGCGGGGATCAAGCACGAGGAGTTCGTCGAGCAGGTACCCGCGATGACCGGCATGAGCACCGGCCGGTTCGTCGAGCCCGCGGAGGTGGCGGCGCTCGTGCTGCTGCTGGTTTCCGGCCAGGTGCCGGGCATGAACGGCGCAGATCTGGTGCTCGACGGCGGAATGCTCAAACAGATCTGA